In Caldicellulosiruptor obsidiansis OB47, a single window of DNA contains:
- the cas4 gene encoding CRISPR-associated protein Cas4 — protein MEDAMEFSDLKFQGIKINYLYICKRKLWLFSKNITFENKSDKVLLGKVLHEYSYPKENTKEVLIDNLIMIDILSDGSIREVKYSSKMKEADIMQVMYYLYYLKQKGIHKQGIINYPKEKRKEVLELTPDYEEKIKQALREIEEITTKSIPPPAQKQKICKSCAYFEFCWG, from the coding sequence GTGGAAGACGCCATGGAATTTTCTGACCTCAAGTTCCAAGGAATAAAAATCAACTACCTTTACATCTGCAAAAGAAAACTTTGGCTATTTAGCAAGAACATAACTTTTGAGAACAAGTCTGACAAGGTGCTTCTGGGCAAAGTGTTGCATGAGTACTCGTATCCCAAAGAGAATACAAAAGAGGTTTTGATAGACAATCTTATCATGATAGATATTTTATCAGATGGCAGCATCAGAGAAGTAAAGTACAGTAGTAAGATGAAAGAAGCTGATATAATGCAGGTTATGTACTATCTTTACTATCTTAAGCAAAAAGGAATTCACAAGCAGGGGATAATAAATTATCCCAAGGAAAAAAGAAAAGAAGTGTTAGAACTTACACCTGATTATGAAGAAAAAATAAAACAGGCACTAAGAGAGATAGAAGAGATAACAACAAAATCAATTCCGCCACCTGCGCAAAAACAAAAGATTTGTAAGTCGTGTGCGTACTTTGAGTTTTGCTGGGGGTAA
- a CDS encoding CRISPR-associated helicase/endonuclease Cas3 — translation MKIDIYKDIELYAKRFKSNKGNKYQTIYQHTMDLLNNMEKLFEEYNEEIEESCIKLQINYQKLKYLLKLAIIYHDLGKANSKFQQKIRDKTRVKEVPQVKGLSKEVPHNFISIAFVDLEDEITAGNITVEDLENLLFAIAFSHDRDFDFNCQYFEKYICEDVSKYIENKTLKPLLELLPSVLDRDLIINNSNYTYRVINQLRELMLKDSYNFSNKNTIFRTFLKGLLHRLDHSSSAGISTEEPKIKNFPEKVEVYLKSKGSFSGFKDFQKKAVELSGRNIILFAPTGSGKTEFGINWAFKSKLIYTLPIRVSINAMYERLAKIFGEDKVGILHSDSMIYLLERYMEIYRENQELETLFDSVDLAKNMSLPIIVTTGDQIFTSALKWPGFEKIYSLFLYTKIIIDEPQSYSPESLAIIIKALQEIISLNGKFCLMSATVNPLILKYLGNYADYIQAYSDEELKKKYSHIIKIRQLSILDCIDEIIECGRRKNVLVICNTVKRAQEVYKVIHENLRGFEKIHVELLHSRFLEGQKTQKEKIIISNQMRNGIVISTQLVEASLDIDYDILFTELASADSLLQRMGRIYRKRQYEEAVPNVIILTKEPSGIGKVYQKEIVERTETFLKKFHENKITEYDKKELNEYVYDIDALSATNFINKFNKAYEILKLGFRSEKKIEAQKIFRDVVTISGIPREVFNKNIDEIEEIVDKINSKDLNSIEKLKLISHIRKYTVTAPLYFFEKGGISCYDKKLGLYLLDCEYDEQLGLKPPKDIEKSDIW, via the coding sequence ATGAAAATTGATATATATAAGGATATAGAACTTTATGCAAAGAGATTTAAAAGTAATAAGGGAAATAAGTATCAAACTATCTATCAACACACGATGGATTTATTAAACAATATGGAAAAACTATTTGAAGAGTATAATGAAGAGATTGAGGAAAGTTGCATAAAACTGCAAATAAATTACCAAAAGCTCAAATATCTTTTAAAATTAGCAATAATATATCATGACTTGGGCAAGGCAAATTCGAAATTTCAGCAAAAAATAAGGGATAAGACAAGAGTAAAGGAGGTACCTCAAGTTAAAGGTTTGTCTAAAGAGGTGCCTCATAACTTTATATCTATAGCTTTTGTCGATTTGGAAGATGAGATAACAGCAGGAAATATCACTGTTGAAGATTTAGAAAATCTACTTTTTGCAATTGCGTTTTCGCATGATAGAGATTTTGATTTTAATTGTCAGTATTTTGAAAAATATATTTGTGAAGATGTTTCAAAGTATATAGAGAATAAGACATTAAAACCATTATTAGAACTCCTTCCCTCAGTTCTTGATAGGGATTTAATAATAAATAATTCAAACTATACATACAGAGTAATTAACCAATTAAGAGAATTAATGCTCAAAGATTCATATAATTTTTCCAACAAAAATACAATTTTCAGGACATTTTTGAAAGGTTTATTGCACAGACTTGATCATTCAAGTTCTGCAGGAATTAGCACAGAAGAACCAAAAATTAAAAATTTTCCTGAAAAGGTTGAAGTTTATTTAAAAAGCAAGGGGAGTTTTAGTGGGTTTAAGGATTTTCAGAAAAAAGCAGTGGAACTTTCAGGAAGAAATATTATTTTATTTGCTCCGACTGGAAGTGGGAAAACAGAGTTTGGAATAAACTGGGCATTTAAAAGTAAGTTAATTTACACTCTTCCAATTCGTGTTTCGATAAATGCAATGTATGAAAGACTTGCGAAAATCTTTGGTGAAGATAAAGTTGGAATTTTACATTCTGATAGTATGATATATCTGCTTGAAAGATATATGGAAATATATCGTGAAAATCAAGAATTAGAAACTCTATTTGATAGTGTTGATCTTGCTAAGAATATGAGTCTACCAATAATTGTTACCACAGGAGACCAGATTTTTACCTCGGCTTTGAAGTGGCCAGGCTTTGAAAAGATTTATTCTCTGTTTTTATATACAAAGATTATAATAGATGAGCCGCAGAGCTATTCACCAGAATCTTTGGCAATTATAATAAAAGCATTACAAGAAATTATAAGTTTAAACGGCAAGTTTTGTTTGATGAGTGCAACAGTTAATCCACTTATTTTGAAATACCTTGGGAATTATGCTGATTATATACAAGCATATTCAGATGAGGAATTAAAAAAGAAATATTCTCATATTATTAAAATCAGGCAACTTTCAATTTTAGATTGTATTGATGAAATAATTGAATGTGGAAGGCGAAAAAATGTACTTGTTATATGCAATACCGTAAAAAGGGCACAGGAAGTTTACAAGGTTATACATGAAAATTTAAGAGGATTTGAAAAAATTCATGTTGAGCTTTTACATTCACGCTTTTTAGAAGGGCAGAAGACACAGAAGGAAAAAATTATTATTTCAAATCAGATGAGAAACGGGATTGTAATTTCAACTCAACTTGTTGAAGCATCGCTTGATATAGACTATGATATATTGTTTACCGAGCTTGCCTCAGCAGATTCTTTACTTCAACGAATGGGAAGAATATATAGAAAAAGACAATATGAAGAAGCGGTTCCGAATGTCATCATTTTAACAAAAGAGCCGAGTGGAATTGGAAAGGTATATCAGAAAGAAATTGTTGAGAGGACAGAAACATTTTTAAAAAAATTTCACGAGAATAAAATTACAGAGTATGATAAAAAAGAACTTAATGAGTATGTATATGATATCGATGCACTTTCAGCTACAAATTTTATAAACAAATTTAATAAAGCATATGAAATTTTAAAACTTGGATTTAGATCGGAGAAAAAAATTGAGGCTCAAAAAATTTTTAGAGATGTTGTTACGATATCAGGGATACCAAGAGAGGTATTTAACAAAAATATTGACGAGATAGAAGAAATTGTTGATAAGATAAACTCAAAAGATTTGAATTCTATTGAGAAATTAAAGTTAATTTCTCATATCAGAAAATATACAGTAACTGCCCCGCTATACTTTTTTGAAAAAGGTGGAATAAGCTGTTATGATAAAAAGTTAGGATTATATCTTCTTGATTGTGAATATGATGAACAATTGGGTTTAAAGCCACCAAAAGATATAGAAAAATCTGATATATGGTAA
- the cas2 gene encoding CRISPR-associated endonuclease Cas2, with the protein MFVIVTYDINEKRVNKVRKILKKYFTWVQNSVFEGEITLGKLEKCKRELLSVIEKDEDSVYFYEMEYKLVCNKKILGQEKNYDSIII; encoded by the coding sequence ATATTTGTCATAGTCACATATGATATCAATGAAAAAAGAGTTAACAAGGTGAGAAAGATTTTGAAAAAGTACTTCACATGGGTTCAAAACTCAGTGTTTGAAGGTGAAATTACGCTGGGCAAGCTTGAAAAATGTAAACGTGAACTTTTATCGGTTATAGAAAAAGATGAAGATTCAGTGTATTTTTATGAAATGGAATATAAACTTGTGTGCAATAAAAAGATTTTAGGTCAAGAGAAGAATTATGATTCTATTATAATTTAA
- the cas5b gene encoding type I-B CRISPR-associated protein Cas5b, whose amino-acid sequence MLNSLLKIKIYQPFANFRKPFSYGIVDSYPLPPPSTVKGWLHNILGAKNGEYYEMAVSVCGRFNSISYDIQRIVKFDRLRKEDTIAPVVNEVSARVQNSIIYVTNLVDVQLCIHVNAERNVLEKIYKNIFDSYWGLGRKEDLMRIDEIKFFEPRKVEYRKYIKKRPPEIGMYLKSSTAETLMIDGIRFRLNNRYEKTKDGLRIFTDKKDVVFVETLVQLNPMAIIEKEVFVDDEDIIIDLIGDEMYEN is encoded by the coding sequence ATGCTCAATAGCCTTTTAAAAATTAAGATTTATCAGCCTTTTGCAAATTTCAGAAAACCATTTTCATATGGGATAGTAGACTCTTATCCTCTGCCACCACCATCTACTGTGAAGGGGTGGCTTCACAATATTTTAGGTGCTAAAAATGGTGAGTATTATGAAATGGCAGTATCAGTATGTGGGAGATTTAATTCTATTTCATATGATATTCAAAGGATAGTAAAATTTGATAGACTGAGGAAAGAAGACACTATTGCTCCTGTTGTAAATGAGGTTTCTGCAAGAGTACAGAATAGCATTATATATGTGACAAACCTTGTTGATGTGCAGCTGTGTATTCATGTAAATGCTGAAAGGAATGTTTTAGAAAAAATATACAAAAACATCTTTGATTCTTACTGGGGTTTGGGTCGAAAAGAGGATTTGATGAGGATAGACGAGATAAAATTCTTTGAGCCAAGAAAAGTAGAGTACAGAAAATATATAAAGAAAAGACCTCCAGAGATAGGAATGTATTTGAAAAGCTCAACTGCTGAGACACTAATGATTGATGGAATCAGATTCAGGCTCAACAATAGATATGAAAAGACCAAAGATGGTTTGAGGATATTTACTGACAAAAAAGATGTTGTTTTTGTTGAAACGTTGGTTCAGTTAAACCCAATGGCAATCATTGAAAAAGAGGTTTTTGTAGATGATGAGGACATTATCATTGATTTAATAGGTGATGAGATGTATGAAAATTGA
- the cas1b gene encoding type I-B CRISPR-associated endonuclease Cas1b, whose product MQKTLYITSNGRLRRHENTLYFESGEEKRAVDIENIEQIHIFGEVDLNTKALNYISQYGIILHFYNYYGFYSGSFLPRKKNVSGEVVVRQALHYLEREKRLFLAYCFVESAVHHMMRNLRERKEAEAFLTAIEDEWEKGRFAISSVTELMGLEGRIRNIYYQSFNQFLPDDFAIEKREKRPPTNPINALISFGNSLIYSHTLSQIYQTQLDPTISFLHEPSEKRFSLSLDISEIFKPLIVDTVIFKLLNNHQITLEHFDEDLNYCYLNQDGRKIFIKELQTKLETTVRHRQLNRNVSYKGFIRLECYKLIKHFIGDQVYSPLKAWW is encoded by the coding sequence ATGCAGAAAACATTGTATATTACTTCAAATGGAAGGCTACGAAGACATGAGAATACTTTGTATTTTGAATCTGGGGAAGAAAAAAGAGCAGTTGATATAGAAAATATTGAGCAAATTCACATCTTTGGAGAGGTAGATTTGAACACAAAAGCTTTAAATTATATCTCTCAATATGGAATTATTCTTCACTTTTACAATTATTACGGATTTTACTCTGGAAGTTTTTTGCCTCGCAAGAAAAATGTATCTGGAGAAGTAGTAGTAAGACAGGCTCTGCATTATCTAGAGAGAGAAAAAAGATTGTTTTTGGCATATTGTTTTGTTGAATCAGCTGTGCATCACATGATGCGAAACTTAAGAGAAAGAAAAGAAGCTGAAGCCTTTTTGACTGCAATTGAAGATGAGTGGGAAAAGGGAAGATTTGCTATATCGAGCGTTACAGAGCTGATGGGCCTTGAGGGGAGAATTCGCAATATATACTATCAATCTTTCAATCAGTTTTTACCAGATGATTTTGCAATTGAAAAAAGAGAAAAAAGACCACCTACAAATCCTATTAATGCTTTGATTTCGTTCGGGAATAGTCTGATTTATAGTCATACACTTTCTCAGATTTATCAAACCCAGCTTGATCCAACAATTAGTTTTTTGCATGAACCAAGTGAAAAGCGATTTTCTCTAAGTCTTGATATTTCAGAAATTTTTAAACCACTGATTGTTGACACTGTAATATTCAAACTTCTAAATAACCATCAAATTACTCTTGAACATTTTGATGAAGATTTGAATTATTGTTATCTTAATCAAGATGGAAGGAAGATATTTATAAAAGAGCTTCAAACCAAGCTTGAAACCACAGTGCGACACAGACAGCTCAATAGAAATGTTTCTTACAAGGGTTTTATAAGACTTGAATGCTATAAGTTGATAAAGCATTTTATAGGTGATCAGGTTTACTCGCCACTTAAGGCATGGTGGTAG